One Drosophila subobscura isolate 14011-0131.10 chromosome U, UCBerk_Dsub_1.0, whole genome shotgun sequence DNA window includes the following coding sequences:
- the LOC117901925 gene encoding beta-1,3-galactosyltransferase 5-like produces MRNQSSTSKRKIITRKKLNTTAPMSSTINGRSSGNKSSAHPALMFKVYEPGHVNAEIDSQRICKDGGAFLKLLILITSVQSHFMARMSIRQTWMHYASRRDVGMAFVLGRTTNAGLNESLNQENYMYGDMIRGNFIDSYFNLTLKTLSMLEWADKYCPRVKYILKTDDDMFINVPRLLEFIDGRKEARTIYGRLARKWKPIRSQKSKSFVSQQQYGGAIYPPFTTGPAYLLTGDIVHELYVHSLRTYYFQLEDVFITGFVAKRLMIRRVHAGYFRNRRIPFNPCNIRNSISVHMIKENEQYDLWRKLMDSTVKCKSIAKYQIFKKPSTRI; encoded by the coding sequence ATGCGGAACCAATCTAGTACATCCAAAAGGAAGATAATAACACGGAAAAAGCTGAACACCACCGCTCCCATGTCCAGCACCATCaatggcaggagcagcggcaacaaatcAAGTGCCCATCCAGCACTTATGTTTAAAGTTTATGAGCCCGGGCACGTCAACGCAGAGATTGATAGCCAGAGGATATGCAAGGACGGGGGAGCATTTTTAAAGCTTCTCATTCTGATCACCTCAGTACAGAGCCACTTTATGGCGAGAATGTCCATCCGACAGACCTGGATGCACTATGCAAGCAGGCGAGATGTGGGCATGGCCTTTGTCCTTGGGCGGACCACGAATGCCGGCCTAAACGAGTCTCTCAATCAGGAGAATTATATGTATGGCGATATGATACGTGGAAACTTCATAGACTCGTACTTCAATCTCACTCTAAAGACGTTATCGATGCTTGAATGGGCAGACAAGTACTGTCCACGGGTGAAGTACATCCTCAAGACAGATGACGATATGTTCATCAATGTTCCTAGACTGCTCGAATTCATAGATGGGAGAAAGGAAGCTCGAACCATCTACGGCCGCTTAGCCAGGAAATGGAAACCAATACGCAGTCAGAAATCGAAAAGTTTTGTGTCTCAACAACAATATGGGGGCGCCATTTATCCACCATTTACCACCGGACCCGCCTACCTACTCACCGGCGACATTGTACATGAGCTATATGTGCACTCGCTCAGAACGTATTATTTTCAACTGGAGGATGTCTTCATCACGGGCTTTGTGGCCAAGCGATTGATGATTCGGAGGGTGCATGCCGGCTACTTTCGCAACCGCCGCATCCCATTCAACCCGTGCAACATCCGCAACTCCATCAGCGTGCACATGATCAAGGAAAACGAGCAATACGATCTTTGGAGGAAGCTGATGGACTCGACTGTCAAGTGTAAATCAATTgcaaaatatcaaattttcaaaaaaccttCTACTCGTATTTAG
- the LOC117901774 gene encoding centrosome-associated zinc finger protein CP190-like, translating into MSENKHANRPAQKGNSPAKLGSPATATASTRQVPAASGSTTHHKKLYVSFKMDKCTPLLTTQQKKGSRQRSSEFSHESSESTSAQKRGSDRQTQDTLSSQGAETTTGPWLCLECSVSLPSYGDYRLHLIEKHKRTTDRWALCEDCGWRSDSNRALHFHKYTDHQINSLLYTFPECDLCDRKYSSKDELQAHLTECLSAHISAIQESEQDPEDDGSIIYDIILETDDDEDDDMPLKPPSTARQNQTSTHTRLELGTPSDGDDEAASRAEDGNRGSYSPTSTEYNEARQWTKITVSGILKQSDDEGKFLLSRVHKKNLTRSLRNKLTKMIVNYFLTRKINMTLQQSYALERDVVRLFPDEKLEHWRSNGKTAGTLYNSFRYKRRVKHAAELQEVQKETLQEGEKRP; encoded by the exons ATGTCCGAAAATAAGCACGCGAACAGACCCGCGCAGAAGGGAAACTCACCTGCGAAGCTCGGTTCTCCGGCAACAGCTACAGCGAGTACCCGGCAAGTCCCAGCGGCTTCGGGCTCAACAACGCATCATAAGAAGCTGTATGTTTCATTCAAAATGGACAAATGTACTCCGTTGCTAACTACGCAGCAGAAGAAGGGATCCCGGCAAAGGTCGTCTGAATTTTCGCATGAATCCTCCGAATCCACATCCGCCCAAAAGCGTGGCAGTGACCGCCAGACGCAGGATACTCTGTCTTCGCAGGGTGCTGAGACTACCACTG GTCCCTGGCTGTGTCTGGAATGCAGTGTGAGCCTTCCATCGTATGGTGACTACAGACTCCATCTAATAGAGAAGCACAAGAGAACCACTGACCGCTGGGCGCTCTGCGAGGACTGTGGCTGGCGATCGGACAGCAATCGCGCGTTGCATTTCCACAAATATACGGATCACCAGATCAACTCACTGCTCTACACTTTCCCTGAGTGCGACCTCTGTGATCGGAAATATTCGAGCAAAGACGAGCTGCAGGCTCACCTGACTGAGTGCCTTAGTGCTCACATTAGTGCCATTCAGGAGAGTGAACAGGATCCGGAGGACGATGGTAGCATTATCTACGACATAATTCTGGAAactgacgacgacgaggatgacgaTATGCCACTGAAGCCGCCCTCCACGGCAAGACAGAACCAGACGTCTACGCACACCCGGCTGGAACTGGGCACGCCCAGCGATGGTGATGATGAGGCTGCATCCCGAGCAGAAGATGGAAACCGAGGATCGTATTCCCCCACATCGACCGAGTACAATGAGGCAAGGCAGTGGACAAAAATAACTGTTAGTGGCATTCTAAAACAAAGTGACGACGAAGGCAAGTTTCTGCTATCTCGAGTTCATAAAAAAAACCTCACGCGATCACTGAGAAACAAATTGACCAAGATGATAGTCAACTACTTTCTGacaaggaaaataaatatgacgCTTCAGCAGAGCTACGCCTTGGAGAGAGATGTGGTGCGGCTCTTTCCCGATGAGAAATTGGAACACTGGCGGAGCAACGGAAAAACTGCTGGAACATTATATAATAGTTTTCGATACAAACGACGCGTTAAACATGCGGCAGAGCTTCAAGAAGTGCAGAAGGAAACGCTGCAAGAAGGCGAGAAACGCCCTTGA
- the LOC117900858 gene encoding uncharacterized protein LOC117900858, producing MVAVGSLHNTRMLRFLLVLVVVILTIFIYASYSTTATLTPTRVRPAASPPQQLVGDNPNQMLTPNNTGEFGLATGDAVPKVQSRQQQQHTEIHRRHPPQHRLPTIDEDALLDGGSAGASPSQVGVGGADQTPNAIADEMLEEQQYGQSVDGITGNISSNNNNNNISNSNGTSEALVVKQPATGPGSPAQSQQSPSQQQQQQQQQQAQSEAEVLIPTSNLQKFIENADKILKNITSNSSSSSGGGGTGSGSGVAVPANGNDQHIDKANPQPEEIQINLLDGKNEGFEGYSADSDKQKLVPPANAKKNNAESAVLSARPPVPIIRTTKGRSSVKEQSTPVDPSKGVATEKLYESGHIDDEIDADHICPHAGEPIKLLVLISSAQSHEAARMSIRQTWMHYGSRRDVSMAFVLGRGTNETINKALTKENYIYGDLIRGNFIDSYNNLTLKTISSLEWADKHCHRAKYILKTDDDMFINVPKLLAFLDKHQDKRTIYGRLAKKWKPIRNKKSKYYVSVDQFAAGVFPSFTTGPAYVLTGDIVHELYVRSLKTVYLKLEDVFTTGIVAKSLDIKRVQVNEFVNRRISFNPCNIRNAISVHMIKSNEQFDLWKKLLDQTTKCK from the exons ATGGTGGCCGTGGGCAGTCTACACAACACGCGCATGCTGCGCTTCCTCTTAGTCCTAGTGGTTGTCATCCTCACCATTTTTATCTATGCCTCGTATTCGACGACGGCAACGTTGACACCGACGCGTGTCCGACCAGCAGCTTCACCGCCTCAGCAGCTGGTGGGCGACAATCCGAACCAAATGTTAACCCCGAACAACACTGGAGAGTTCGGCCTGGCCACGGGCGACGCTGTGCCCAAGGTccaaagcaggcagcagcagcagcacacagaaatTCATAGAAGGCACCCGCCACAGCATCGTCTGCCCACGATCGATGAGGATGCCCTGCTGGACGGAGGCTCTGCTGgtgccagccccagccaggTTGGCGTTGGCGGTGCTGACCAGACGCCCAATGCCATTGCCGATGAGATgctcgaggagcagcagtatgGCCAAAGTGTTGATGGTATCACTG gcaacatcagcagcaacaacaacaacaacaacatcagcaacagcaacggcaccAGCGAGGCGTTGGTTGTCAAACAACCAGCCACTGGCCCTGGCTCCCCCGCCCAATCGCAACAGTCGcccagtcagcagcagcagcaacagcaacagcagcaggcacaatCCGAAGCAGAGGTTCTCATACCCACTTCTAATTTGCAAAAGTTCATTGAGAATGCCGATAAGATATTGAAGAACATCAcatcgaacagcagcagcagcagcggaggcggtggcaccggcagcggcagtggagTTGCCGTACCAGCAAACGGAAATGACCAGCACATAG ATAAGGCCAACCCACAACCGGAGGAGatacaaatcaatttgttggATGGAAAGAACGAAGGCTTTGAGGGCTACTCAGCTGATTCGGACAAACAGAAGCTGGTTCCCCCTGCCAATGCCAAGAAAAACAATGCGGAATCAGCGGTTCTGTCTGCCAGACCACCTGTACCAATTATACGCACCACAAAGGGTAGGAGCAGCGTTAAGGAGCAATCTACGCCGGTGGATCCCTCCAAAGGGGTGGCTACAGAGAAGCTCTACGAGTCCGGCCACATCGACGATGAGATCGATGCCGATCACATTTGTCCGCATGCGGGAGAACCCATAAAGCTGCTTGTGCTCATCAGTTCGGCACAGTCGCACGAAGCGGCGAGAATGTCCATCAGACAGACTTGGATGCACTATGGAAGCAGGCGGGATGTCAGCATGGCCTTTGTCCTGGGCCGCGGCACCAATGAAACGATTAACAAGGCGCTCACCAAGGAGAACTATATCTATGGGGATCTGATACGCGGAAACTTTATCGATTCGTACAATAATCTAACACTGAAGACGATCTCCTCGTTGGAATGGGCGGACAAGCACTGCCACCGTGCCAAATACATTCTCAAGACAGATGACGATATGTTCATCAATGTGCCGAAGCTGCTGGCCTTCCTGGACAAGCACCAGGACAAGCGAACCATCTACGGCCGACTGGCCAAGAAGTGGAAGCCCATACGTAATAAGAAATCAAAGTATTATGTATCGGTCGATCAGTTTGCGGCTGGTGTGTTTCCCTCCTTCACCACCGGACCCGCCTACGTTCTCACCGGTGACATTGTTCATGAGCTGTATGTCCGTTCGCTGAAGACAGTCTATCTGAAGCTGGAGGATGTCTTCACCACGGGCATTGTGGCCAAGAGCTTAGACATTAAGCGGGTGCAGGTGAACGAGTTCGTCAATCGCCGCATCTCGTTCAACCCGTGCAACATACGCAACGCGATCAGCGTGCACATGATCAAGTCGAACGAACAATTCGATCTGTGGAAGAAGCTGCTGGATCAGACAACCAAGTGTAAATAG
- the LOC117901773 gene encoding beta-1,3-galactosyltransferase 5-like produces the protein MGNPNSKRMTFFMTLNAVIIIIFIYVSFSTKDILPLKHLHSAGTLPMRRRIEHRSSSVHYGSTIKRNVLKRKERNSSETSKQLEVKGASLLHSNIEAAPFFLAYSTQQPKSSESLMKSQQNTMPIVSSINGSSSVPNTSSEIPALPLLTPVLTRTVYEPGHLNEELDIKRICIDRGLFLRLLILITSAQSHFMARMSIRQTWMHYASRRDVGMAFVLGRTTNATLNESLNKENYMYGDMIRGNFIDSYFNLTLKTISMLEWADMHCPRVKYILKTDDDMFINVPRLLDFIDGHKDTRTIYGRLARRWKPVRSSKSKYFVSYKLYSGLQYPTFTTGPAYLLTGDIVHELYTQSLNTYYMQLEDVFITGIVSKSLEIMRLHAKEFRNSRTSFLPCNIRKAISVHMIKPSEQYNLWKSLLDSSIKCK, from the exons ATGGGTAATCCGAACAGCAAAAGGATGACGTTCTTTATGACCTTGAATGCTGTCATTATCATTATCTTCATATACGTCTCTTTCTCGACGAAAGATATACTGCCGctgaaacatttgcattcGGCTGGAACCCTTCCGATGCGCCGCAGGATCGAGcatagaagcagcagcgtaCATTATGGCAGCACCATCA AACGGAATGtattgaaaagaaaagaaaggaattCCTCagaaacaagcaaacagcTGGAGGTGAAAGGAGCTAGTTTATTGCATAGCAATATTGAAGCCGCTCCCTTCTTTTTGGCTTATTCCACTCAACAGCCCAAGTCGTCGGAGTCTCTAATGAAGAGCCAACAGAATACCATGCCCATTGTAAGCTCCATTAATGGCAGTAGCAGCGTACCCAATACATCAAGTGAGATCCCCGCATTACCTTTACTTACTCCAGTGCTTACAAGAACAGTTTATGAACCCGGCCATCTCAACGAAGAGCTTGATATTAAGAGGATATGTATAGACAGGGGGCTATTTCTGAGGTTGCTCATTCTGATCACCTCAGCACAGAGCCACTTTATGGCGAGAATGTCCATCCGACAGACCTGGATGCACTATGCAAGCAGGCGAGATGTGGGCATGGCCTTTGTCCTTGGCCGGACCACGAATGCGACCCTAAACGAGTCTCTCAATAAGGAGAATTATATGTATGGCGATATGATACGTGGAAACTTTATAGACTCGTACTTCAATCTCACCTTGAAGACGATCTCTATGCTTGAATGGGCAGACATGCACTGCCCACGGGTGAAATACATCCTCAAGACAGATGACGATATGTTCATCAATGTTCCTAGACTGCTCGACTTCATAGATGGGCACAAGGATACACGTACGATCTATGGTCGCTTGGCCAGACGGTGGAAACCTGTCCGCAGTAGCAAGTCCAAGTATTTTGTTTCATACAAATTATATAGTGGCCTGCAGTATCCAACGTTTACCACCGGACCCGCCTACCTACTCACTGGAGACATTGTACATGAGCTATACACGCAATCGCTCAACACGTATTATATGCAACTCGAGGATGTCTTCATCACGGGCATTGTGTCCAAGAGCTTGGAGATTATGAGGCTGCATGCCAAAGAATTTCGCAACAGCCGAACCTCTTTCCTTCCGTGCAACATACGCAAAGCGATCAGCGTGCACATGATCAAGCCAAGCGAACAATACAATCTTTGGAAGAGCCTTTTGGACTCGAGTATCAAGTGTAAATAA
- the LOC117901227 gene encoding uncharacterized protein LOC117901227 — protein sequence MSFNQLIDVQLQQLLTYFSDGERSNYTKDAVEIQNHVIEKLKLADSNFRDAFDGLSLAGSYLDRVKLKTADEFDLHMKLKLPFPITPRKDEKGFVSANNYEKATWIT from the exons ATGAGCTTTAACCAATTAATTGATGTTCAATTGCAACAATTGCTTACATATTTTTCTGACGGCGAACGCTCCAATTACACTAAGGATGCTGTCGAAATCCAAAATCATGTCATTGAGAAACTAAAGTTAGCAGACTCTAATTTTCGCGATGCTTTTGATGGCCTTAGCCTTGCCG GAAGTTACTTAGATAGGGTGAAATTGAAGACGGCTGATGAATTCGACTTGCATATGAAGCTGAAATTACCATTCCCAATCACCCCGAGGAAAGACGAGAAGGGATTCGTGTCAGCCAACAATTATGAAAAAGCTACTTGGATAACGTGA
- the LOC117900988 gene encoding beta-1,3-galactosyltransferase 5-like — translation MYEPGHMLDEIDEDRICPDKGKDIKVLFLTNSALGNAEARMAIRQTWGHYASRIDIGHAFVLGRGTNETLNKAIDEENYLYGDLIRGNFIDSYKNITLKVISLLEWAARHCSRAAYIFKTDDDVFINVPKLLEFLSTHSAKRTMYGRLAQNFKPIRNKLAKYYVTTDEYAEDVYPTFILGPAYLFTGDILHELYEHSLNRPYLWLEDIVVTGVVPESLGIKREDSYCFVNVVTTYNPCVLHDHVSFHSIKPIQQYDIWNTIQNKTTKC, via the coding sequence ATGTACGAACCGGGACATATGCTCGACGAAATAGACGAAGATCGGATATGCCCGGACAAGGGGAAGGACATCAAAGTGCTTTTTTTAACCAATTCGGCACTCGGGAATGCTGAGGCGCGCATGGCCATCCGACAGACATGGGGACACTATGCCAGCCGCATAGACATTGGACACGCCTTTGTATTGGGTCGAGGTACAAACGAGACGCTCAACAAGGCCATCGATGAAGAGAATTACCTCTATGGGGATCTGATTCGTGGCAACTTTATCGATTCCTACAAAAACATTACACTTAAGGTAATCTCCTTGTTGGAATGGGCGGCTAGGCATTGCTCGCGGGCCGCCTACATATTCAAGACGGATGACGATGTGTTCATCAATGTGCCCAAGCTTCTGGAATTTCTGAGCACACACTCGGCTAAAAGAACTATGTATGGCCGACTGGCTCAGAACTTTAAACCCATACGCAACAAGTTGGCAAAGTATTATGTGACCACCGATGAATATGCAGAGGATGTCTATCCAACATTTATACTGGGACCTGCCTACCTCTTCACTGGCGACATCCTGCACGAACTGTATGAACACTCGCTGAACAGGCCATATCTGTGGCTGGAGGACATTGTCGTGACGGGTGTGGTGCCCGAAAGTTTGGGCATTAAGCGTGAGGACAGCTATTGCTTTGTAAATGTGGTCACCACATACAATCCGTGCGTCCTTCACGATCACGTCAGTTTCCATTCGATTAAGCCTATCCAACAATACGATATTTGGAATACCATCCAAAACAAGACTACCAAATGTTGA